Proteins encoded in a region of the Pseudomonadota bacterium genome:
- a CDS encoding serine hydrolase domain-containing protein: MLSRIAAHVGVLILCAPFCCSAEPYTADHPRIQAFETGLVERASRGDSAARQYTIEERLSHHGVPAVAVAILEDGQVMWARGYGTKLAGEEMPVDADTVFSVGSVSKMVNAALVLRLQAQGELDVDTDVNEYLRSWSVKTSRHTRQQPVTLRAILSHTAGFSQHGFGDFQPGEALPTALQTLNGEPPAKHRAVRVTFKPGTRMDYSGGGTTVSQVLVEDVTRLDYLEASTRYVFDPVGMARSTFANPLPASHGNIARAHNADGEPTALPRGWEAMPEMAASGLWTSANDLGAFVATLINSARGDDDFLPPQIIADMMQRVPQSWHGLGPRLNGEGSNRVFHHGGANDSYRAWIEGHLDSGDGIVMLTNGRNGHQLYSEVRFAAEQAFEWQVHAATDFATPSF; encoded by the coding sequence GTGCTTTCTAGAATCGCTGCCCACGTTGGCGTGTTGATCCTGTGCGCCCCCTTCTGCTGTTCGGCCGAGCCGTACACGGCGGACCATCCCCGCATCCAAGCCTTTGAGACGGGCCTCGTGGAGCGCGCGTCTCGCGGCGACTCTGCAGCCCGGCAATACACGATCGAAGAACGGCTCTCGCATCACGGCGTGCCGGCGGTGGCCGTGGCCATCCTGGAAGACGGACAGGTGATGTGGGCGCGAGGTTACGGTACCAAGCTTGCCGGGGAGGAGATGCCGGTGGATGCGGACACGGTGTTCTCCGTCGGTTCCGTTAGCAAGATGGTGAACGCGGCTCTCGTGCTACGCCTGCAAGCGCAGGGCGAACTGGATGTCGATACGGACGTAAACGAGTACCTGCGCTCATGGTCCGTGAAGACGAGTCGACACACGCGGCAGCAGCCCGTCACCTTGCGAGCGATCCTCTCGCATACGGCAGGCTTCAGTCAGCACGGTTTCGGCGACTTCCAACCTGGCGAGGCCTTGCCAACAGCCCTGCAAACCTTGAACGGTGAGCCACCGGCCAAGCACCGCGCGGTGCGGGTCACCTTCAAGCCGGGCACGCGCATGGATTACTCGGGCGGCGGCACCACGGTCAGCCAAGTGCTCGTGGAGGATGTCACTAGGCTCGACTACCTCGAGGCCTCGACGCGCTACGTGTTCGACCCCGTCGGCATGGCGCGCAGCACCTTCGCCAATCCCCTGCCGGCGAGCCACGGCAACATCGCCCGTGCCCACAATGCCGACGGCGAGCCCACGGCGCTGCCGCGCGGCTGGGAGGCGATGCCGGAGATGGCCGCGTCCGGCTTGTGGACCAGCGCCAACGACCTAGGCGCCTTCGTCGCCACGCTCATCAACTCAGCACGCGGTGACGACGACTTCCTACCGCCGCAGATCATCGCGGACATGATGCAGCGGGTGCCGCAGAGTTGGCACGGCCTCGGCCCGCGCCTAAACGGTGAGGGTTCCAACCGGGTGTTCCATCACGGAGGTGCCAACGACAGTTACCGCGCGTGGATTGAAGGCCACCTCGACAGCGGCGATGGTATCGTCATGCTCACCAACGGGCGCAACGGCCACCAGCTCTATAGCGAGGTGCGTTTTGCGGCTGAGCAAGCCTTCGAGTG
- a CDS encoding histidine kinase translates to MSNSDTPALAPPVSERAPINAIPRGFAPWRSLWLVGFVWSVTSLGFMAYWAAWYANAQVPLPWYRLVALGVLDWSFWLLATPAILAVAHRFPPVRLRNVLSVHLPLSLFCAAAAIILSVIIRLHIEPVDQLPYAQPPFQQQVLTRWVSEGAWYNLFYWFVIGAYFAVDYHTALRRSEHEGLTLQLHNETLQRGLVEARLGVLRAQLQPHFLFNALHSVSSLMDVNVPQAREMLIDLADILRRALHMSEQQTHTLADEFDWLEAYLRLEAVRFGDGLKWDTTLAQSVSGISVPCLITQPLVENALKHGRRRGGEAAQELIVQVTAEQTGEEVTVRVTDNGPGITSDSNGSGHGLRFVRELLNAYPHRHGSLTLERAAPQGTCATVHWRIDPDA, encoded by the coding sequence ATGTCCAATTCCGACACCCCAGCGCTGGCCCCACCGGTCAGCGAGCGCGCACCCATCAACGCCATTCCGCGCGGCTTCGCCCCCTGGCGTTCCCTGTGGTTGGTGGGTTTCGTCTGGTCCGTTACCAGCCTTGGCTTCATGGCCTACTGGGCCGCCTGGTACGCCAACGCTCAGGTGCCCCTGCCCTGGTACAGGCTGGTCGCCCTCGGCGTGTTGGACTGGTCCTTTTGGTTGCTCGCCACGCCGGCCATCCTGGCCGTGGCCCACCGCTTCCCCCCCGTGCGCCTGCGCAACGTGCTTTCCGTGCACCTGCCGCTGAGCCTGTTCTGCGCCGCAGCGGCCATCATCCTCTCCGTGATCATCCGCCTACACATAGAACCAGTTGATCAGCTGCCCTACGCGCAGCCCCCCTTTCAGCAGCAGGTCCTCACCCGTTGGGTGAGCGAGGGCGCCTGGTACAACCTTTTCTACTGGTTCGTAATCGGCGCCTACTTCGCCGTGGACTACCACACGGCGCTACGCCGAAGTGAACACGAAGGGCTTACCCTTCAGCTCCACAACGAGACGCTCCAGCGGGGCCTCGTAGAAGCGCGCCTAGGCGTGCTTCGGGCGCAACTACAACCGCACTTCCTGTTCAACGCGCTGCATTCCGTCTCATCCCTCATGGACGTGAACGTGCCGCAGGCGCGCGAGATGCTGATCGACCTAGCCGATATCCTGCGTCGCGCCCTACACATGAGCGAGCAGCAAACCCACACGCTCGCCGATGAATTCGATTGGCTGGAAGCCTACCTTCGCCTCGAGGCGGTGCGCTTTGGTGATGGCCTGAAGTGGGACACGACCTTGGCGCAGAGTGTTTCCGGCATCAGTGTGCCGTGCTTGATCACGCAGCCGCTGGTGGAGAACGCTCTCAAGCACGGGCGAAGGCGGGGCGGCGAAGCCGCGCAGGAGCTGATCGTGCAGGTAACTGCCGAACAGACTGGGGAGGAAGTCACCGTGCGCGTGACGGACAACGGGCCGGGCATCACGTCCGATTCAAACGGCAGCGGCCACGGCCTGCGCTTCGTCCGCGAGCTCTTGAACGCCTACCCCCACCGCCACGGCTCGCTCACGCTGGAGAGGGCCGCTCCGCAGGGCACCTGCGCCACGGTCCACTGGCGGATTGACCCGGATGCTTGA
- a CDS encoding LysE family transporter: protein MELLLSLAMLALVHTVAVVSPGPTLVLVAQTAAGKSRSTATAAAGGIAFGTFVWATSALFGLDLLFQVAPWLYLTIKIAGGVFLLFLAYKLWTSASTPLSLVPVDAAGEQEDGWRAARTGLWVQLSNPKVAVFFGSIFVAILPPNRSLLLSAAAIALVTWIEFCWYALMAAAFSQSRVASAYGRAKSTVDRACAGVLGALGVGVLTTR, encoded by the coding sequence ATGGAGTTGCTCTTATCACTGGCGATGCTCGCCCTAGTGCACACGGTCGCCGTCGTCAGCCCCGGCCCTACGCTGGTGCTCGTGGCGCAAACCGCTGCCGGGAAGTCGCGCTCTACGGCGACCGCTGCCGCCGGCGGTATCGCCTTTGGCACTTTTGTATGGGCCACCTCAGCTCTGTTCGGTTTGGATCTGCTGTTTCAAGTGGCGCCGTGGCTATACCTAACGATCAAGATCGCTGGCGGCGTGTTCCTGCTCTTTTTGGCTTACAAGCTCTGGACCAGCGCATCCACGCCGCTTTCCCTGGTGCCTGTTGACGCAGCGGGTGAGCAGGAAGATGGCTGGCGTGCGGCACGCACGGGGCTCTGGGTCCAGCTCTCCAACCCCAAGGTGGCCGTCTTCTTCGGTTCTATCTTCGTAGCGATTCTGCCGCCCAATCGCTCCCTGCTGCTATCTGCCGCAGCAATCGCGCTGGTGACATGGATCGAGTTTTGCTGGTATGCACTTATGGCTGCTGCGTTTTCGCAGTCGCGCGTCGCTAGCGCCTACGGGCGAGCGAAGTCGACAGTGGATCGGGCGTGTGCCGGCGTGCTGGGAGCCCTAGGGGTTGGCGTGTTGACGACCCGATGA
- a CDS encoding glutaminyl-peptide cyclotransferase yields the protein MRRPTPMLAACEAARVAFALALFAIPAAQAADVEAPTQCPAQVDSIALTPQSAVRELNKAPRYTQGLLVHDGRLYESAGMFGHSGVYALAMDGKDLSRLTTLDDSRFGEGLAILDGKAYNLTWRSQQAYVYDIQADGNFEATDPATLSYDGEGWGLTPYDGQLLLSDGTATMRLVDPSDFSVTREIAVLAGKRPVTGLNELEAVGDHVLANLYGPPIILAIDVGTGCVTLAIDGSPLAKAVRPVLSTGPDAICGSFGCTAGDYVLNGIAYEAERDEIYVTGKNWPTIYVFANPLASRR from the coding sequence ATGAGAAGACCCACTCCCATGCTGGCGGCGTGCGAGGCCGCGCGGGTAGCGTTTGCCCTCGCGCTATTTGCGATCCCGGCGGCGCAAGCCGCTGACGTCGAGGCGCCTACGCAATGCCCCGCGCAAGTCGACTCGATCGCCCTGACGCCGCAAAGCGCCGTGCGCGAACTCAACAAGGCGCCCCGCTACACCCAGGGTCTCCTGGTGCACGACGGCCGCCTGTACGAAAGCGCAGGCATGTTCGGACACTCGGGTGTCTACGCGCTGGCCATGGATGGGAAGGACCTGTCCCGCTTGACCACCCTCGACGACTCACGCTTCGGCGAGGGACTCGCGATCCTGGACGGCAAGGCCTACAACCTGACCTGGCGCTCGCAACAGGCGTACGTGTACGACATTCAGGCGGATGGCAACTTCGAGGCAACGGACCCCGCAACCCTCAGCTACGATGGCGAGGGCTGGGGACTCACCCCTTACGATGGTCAGCTGCTGTTGAGCGACGGCACTGCGACTATGCGCCTGGTGGATCCATCAGATTTCTCCGTGACACGCGAGATCGCCGTGCTCGCCGGGAAACGCCCTGTAACGGGGCTCAACGAACTTGAGGCGGTCGGCGACCATGTGCTGGCCAACCTCTACGGGCCGCCGATTATCTTGGCCATCGACGTGGGCACAGGCTGCGTCACGCTAGCCATCGACGGCTCCCCCCTAGCCAAGGCCGTGCGCCCGGTGCTCTCGACCGGCCCGGACGCGATTTGCGGCAGCTTCGGCTGCACGGCGGGTGACTATGTCCTGAACGGCATCGCCTACGAGGCAGAGCGGGACGAGATATACGTCACGGGGAAGAACTGGCCGACAATCTACGTCTTCGCCAACCCTTTGGCGTCGAGGCGCTGA
- a CDS encoding ABC transporter ATP-binding protein, with amino-acid sequence MRAFFERFERLVNPFPMAQPGPAPKDLYRFFRRSVSGLEVPLLAMTLLSTLMAAVEVSLFGFTGKLVDRLSASSPAEFLATGWPMLVVYGSLVLIVMPLTVLFRSTLVHQALMGNFAMRIRWQAHRYLLGQSLGFFQEQLAGGVATKLMQTSLAVRESVMKMLDIIVYVSVYFLSMVVLVASADWRLMLPLVGWLSLYIATLRHLLPKLRKVSERQADARSVMTGRVTDTYSHISTVKLFSQGERESRYAQEGMQGFLDTVYPQMRLVTQLSVSVWTLGALLIFAVSALSITLWTQQAVSPGAIAVAIALSLRLNGMSQWIMWEVSSLSENIGTVRDGINTLSREVQVVDKPDAKPLRVQRGEIRMRDVRFAYDEQEAVFEALNLHIRAGEKVGLVGRSGAGKSSLVSLLLRFYDVHGGEILIDGQSLVDVTQQSLRASIGMVTQDTSLMHRSIRDNIAYGRPDATQEQIIRAAKRAQAWDFIRAVRDPDGRSGLDAHVGDRGVRLSGGQRQRIAIARVLLKDAPILVLDEATSALDSEVEAAIQGALGELMEGKTVIAIAHRLSTIAALDRLLVMEEGHVVEQGTHSELVEAGGIYSRLWAHQSGGFLGEVPAPGEGDSSHYAA; translated from the coding sequence ATGCGTGCTTTCTTTGAGCGCTTCGAGCGCCTCGTCAACCCCTTCCCGATGGCGCAACCTGGCCCCGCCCCGAAGGATCTTTATCGCTTTTTCCGACGAAGCGTGAGCGGGTTGGAAGTGCCCCTGCTTGCAATGACACTGCTCAGCACTCTGATGGCGGCGGTGGAGGTCTCGCTATTCGGATTCACCGGCAAGCTCGTGGATCGGCTGTCCGCGAGCTCACCGGCTGAGTTCTTGGCCACGGGCTGGCCCATGCTGGTGGTGTACGGGTCGCTGGTGTTGATCGTGATGCCGCTCACGGTCCTCTTTCGCTCGACCCTGGTGCACCAAGCGCTAATGGGCAACTTCGCGATGCGCATCCGCTGGCAAGCGCACCGCTACCTACTAGGGCAGAGCCTCGGCTTCTTTCAGGAGCAGCTAGCCGGCGGTGTGGCGACCAAGCTCATGCAGACCTCTCTGGCCGTCAGAGAGTCGGTGATGAAGATGCTCGACATCATCGTGTATGTCAGCGTGTATTTCCTAAGCATGGTGGTCCTGGTCGCGTCAGCGGACTGGCGCCTTATGTTGCCACTAGTCGGTTGGCTATCGCTCTACATAGCCACGCTGCGTCATCTGTTGCCGAAGCTGCGCAAGGTGTCTGAGCGTCAGGCCGACGCGCGCTCAGTGATGACCGGCCGGGTCACCGACACGTACAGTCACATCAGTACTGTGAAACTGTTCTCCCAAGGCGAGCGTGAGTCGCGCTACGCGCAGGAGGGCATGCAGGGGTTCCTGGACACTGTGTACCCCCAGATGCGCTTGGTGACGCAGCTCAGCGTGTCTGTTTGGACCCTTGGGGCGCTGCTCATCTTCGCCGTGTCGGCCCTGTCGATCACCCTATGGACGCAGCAAGCGGTCTCGCCCGGAGCCATCGCCGTGGCGATCGCCTTGTCCTTGCGCCTGAACGGGATGTCCCAGTGGATCATGTGGGAGGTGTCCAGCCTTTCAGAGAACATCGGCACGGTGCGCGACGGGATCAACACCCTGTCGCGGGAAGTGCAGGTGGTCGACAAGCCCGATGCGAAGCCTCTACGTGTGCAGCGGGGTGAGATCCGAATGCGTGATGTGCGCTTCGCCTACGATGAGCAGGAGGCGGTGTTCGAGGCGCTGAACCTTCACATCCGTGCTGGGGAGAAGGTCGGTTTGGTGGGGCGCTCCGGCGCGGGCAAGTCGTCGCTTGTCAGCCTTCTGCTCCGGTTCTACGACGTGCATGGGGGCGAGATCCTCATCGACGGCCAGTCGCTCGTCGATGTGACCCAACAGAGCCTGCGCGCCAGCATCGGTATGGTCACGCAAGACACTTCTCTGATGCACCGCTCGATCCGCGACAACATCGCCTACGGCCGCCCCGATGCCACGCAGGAGCAGATCATCCGCGCTGCCAAGCGTGCGCAGGCCTGGGACTTCATTCGCGCCGTTCGCGATCCCGATGGCCGTAGCGGTCTGGACGCCCACGTCGGCGATCGCGGTGTGCGCCTCTCGGGCGGCCAGCGCCAGCGCATCGCCATCGCGCGCGTGCTGTTGAAGGATGCGCCCATACTCGTGCTCGACGAGGCGACCTCCGCCCTAGACTCCGAGGTCGAGGCGGCGATCCAGGGCGCGTTGGGCGAGTTGATGGAGGGGAAGACGGTGATCGCGATAGCCCATCGCCTGTCGACGATCGCAGCCCTGGACAGGCTATTGGTGATGGAGGAGGGGCACGTAGTGGAACAAGGGACGCATAGCGAGTTGGTTGAAGCGGGTGGCATCTACTCGCGCCTGTGGGCTCACCAGTCGGGTGGTTTCCTCGGCGAGGTGCCCGCCCCCGGCGAGGGCGACAGTTCGCACTATGCGGCTTAG
- a CDS encoding RNA pseudouridine synthase, with translation MPATESHLEIHLVVEAADCLPVDLLHEASGLPKQRIKWAMHCGAVWMTRGQQGQRLRRAKRALREGDELHLYYDASILAETPPPPSLISDVEGYSVWRKPYGMRSQGSKWGDHCTLVRWAETHLTPERPAFTVHRLDRAANGLMLVAHSKAMAGALAQCFRKRRVEKRYRALVLGDFSSQQSPQRIDAPIDGKEAISEVTLCEVSADGTRSLVDVRIETGRKHQIRRHLSALGHPIIGDRRYGVVAAAVDLQLTAYVLGFTCPVSGQPVEYRLQAPQLPCL, from the coding sequence ATGCCCGCGACTGAGTCTCACCTCGAGATCCATCTGGTGGTGGAGGCGGCCGATTGCTTGCCCGTTGACTTGCTTCATGAGGCGAGCGGCTTGCCTAAGCAGCGTATCAAGTGGGCGATGCACTGTGGTGCCGTCTGGATGACGCGTGGGCAACAAGGCCAACGCCTGCGCCGTGCGAAGCGCGCCCTGCGCGAAGGCGACGAACTGCATCTTTACTACGATGCCAGCATCTTGGCCGAGACGCCGCCACCGCCTTCGCTGATCTCAGACGTCGAGGGCTACTCCGTGTGGCGCAAGCCCTACGGCATGCGTTCCCAAGGATCGAAGTGGGGTGATCATTGCACGCTAGTGCGTTGGGCCGAGACCCACCTCACGCCGGAGCGACCGGCCTTCACCGTGCACCGTCTCGATCGCGCGGCCAACGGTCTCATGCTTGTGGCCCACAGCAAGGCGATGGCGGGCGCGCTGGCGCAGTGCTTTCGCAAGCGCCGGGTGGAGAAGCGGTACCGAGCTTTGGTACTGGGTGACTTCTCGTCGCAGCAATCTCCCCAGCGGATCGACGCCCCGATCGATGGCAAGGAGGCAATCAGCGAGGTAACGCTGTGTGAGGTCAGCGCGGATGGCACGCGGTCGCTCGTGGATGTGCGGATCGAGACCGGGCGCAAGCACCAGATTCGCCGCCACCTGAGCGCCCTCGGTCACCCGATCATCGGGGATCGCCGCTATGGAGTGGTGGCGGCGGCTGTGGACTTGCAGCTCACTGCCTATGTGTTGGGCTTTACTTGCCCCGTGAGCGGTCAGCCGGTGGAGTACCGCCTGCAGGCGCCGCAACTCCCATGCTTGTAG
- a CDS encoding DUF418 domain-containing protein: protein MPDRLSPQANRSSLLDALRGFALIGVLLANLRMLSLYDLLPSAQKQALPTAAVDRVINELMSMFVNGTSITLFTLLFGVGFSLQMGKAKGSAPAMRTYLRRLLVLLVIGLAHAYLLWWGDILRYYAVLGLLLIPLARLPATVLVTVGGFVVLVAPLLLQPVIPNLLPTQISSGESAARALAAFSGEHLGAMLEGNLARDLRMRIAVWILPTYIFGRMLIGVALGNAGMLTHPLEHQSRWRRLWWGSLVGALLITALVSTRRYDIVELPLGFLGEERERSLWRVLYNAAPLGLGVFYMASFVLLYVQSSRWRAVLQGPAPLGRMALTNYMAQSIVGVAIFYGVGLGVGPRFGAVGVLLAALLILTAQAYGSRWWLARYRFGPMEWLWRSASYGKWQPMTLGPQARGAGPDA, encoded by the coding sequence ATGCCTGACCGCCTGAGTCCCCAAGCAAATCGCTCTTCCCTGCTCGACGCCCTGCGCGGCTTCGCGCTGATCGGCGTGCTCCTCGCCAACCTGCGAATGCTGTCCCTGTACGACCTGCTGCCGTCCGCGCAGAAGCAGGCCCTGCCAACTGCCGCGGTGGATCGTGTGATCAACGAACTGATGTCCATGTTCGTGAACGGCACGTCCATCACCCTATTTACCCTACTGTTCGGCGTGGGGTTCTCACTGCAAATGGGCAAGGCCAAGGGCAGCGCCCCGGCGATGCGGACCTATCTGCGGCGCCTGCTCGTGCTGTTGGTCATTGGCTTGGCTCACGCGTACCTGCTCTGGTGGGGTGACATCCTGCGCTACTACGCCGTGCTGGGGTTGCTGCTCATCCCCCTGGCCCGCCTCCCGGCGACGGTACTGGTGACCGTTGGCGGCTTCGTCGTTTTGGTCGCGCCGCTTCTGCTCCAGCCGGTGATCCCCAACCTCCTCCCGACACAGATCAGCTCAGGGGAATCAGCGGCACGCGCGCTAGCTGCCTTTTCCGGTGAACACCTCGGCGCGATGCTCGAGGGGAACTTGGCCCGCGACCTGCGGATGCGGATCGCCGTGTGGATCCTGCCGACTTACATCTTCGGCCGCATGCTCATCGGCGTCGCCCTCGGCAACGCCGGCATGCTGACTCACCCCCTGGAGCACCAGTCACGCTGGCGACGCCTGTGGTGGGGATCGCTCGTGGGGGCGCTGCTCATCACCGCGCTGGTGAGCACGCGACGCTACGACATCGTCGAGCTCCCGCTGGGGTTTTTAGGAGAAGAGCGCGAGCGGAGCCTCTGGCGCGTGTTGTACAACGCGGCGCCGCTGGGGCTTGGGGTGTTCTACATGGCGAGCTTCGTGCTGCTGTACGTGCAAAGCAGCCGCTGGCGCGCCGTTCTCCAGGGGCCCGCCCCCCTTGGGCGCATGGCCCTTACAAACTACATGGCCCAGTCGATCGTTGGCGTCGCCATCTTCTACGGAGTGGGCCTGGGCGTGGGCCCGCGCTTTGGTGCCGTCGGTGTGCTGCTCGCCGCACTGTTGATACTGACCGCTCAGGCCTACGGCTCGCGATGGTGGCTCGCCCGCTATCGCTTCGGGCCCATGGAGTGGCTATGGCGCAGCGCGAGCTACGGGAAGTGGCAGCCGATGACGCTGGGCCCCCAAGCGCGAGGAGCGGGGCCGGACGCCTAG